In the Nitrospiria bacterium genome, TCCACCTTGTCGTGATCGATCGGGAGGATGATCTTCGTTCGAAAATCGAAGGCCGTTCGGGTCAGCGAACCTTTGATCCATTGCTGCGCCAGGACGACCCGCGGGTCGCCGTCTTTTTGAATGTAGACGGTGCTGGGCATCGGTCCGTCATCCCCGATCAAGAGCCGCTCCGCGCGGTCGGGGAGGGTGAAGGTGATGTCCACGTTGGGATGGGCCAGGCCGAACTCGGACAGGTTCGCGGCCTGGTCCTCGACCACGCGGGTATATCGAACGTCGGCGACCGTCGTGATCAGGCTCTGGACTTCGCGCTGGTCGGCGTCGACCTCCAGGGGCTTCGTCAGCCGCCATTGTCCCTCCGGGGTTTTTCTCAGTTCGATCAGACCGGAGGGGTAGCGCAATTCGACCGTGTCGACGTCGGCGCTCTCGAACTTAAAGAGGCGGTCGGCGTTCTGTTCGGCCTCGCCGGCTTTTTTCCGGTGCGGGATCTCGACGACGACGAGGTAGACGCCGAGCAGCAGCAGCACGGCGGCCAGGATGAGGGTCGATGTGAATTTGCCGCGCACTATAACAGCCGCCGACGTCTCCAGATCGCCATCCCGGTGATGAATACGGCGCCGGGCAGGAGCAAAAGCGAGACGTACATCAGGACCGTTCCCTGGGACCTCGAGAGGAACAGCGGGGTGAAATGGGATTCCTTCGCCCGGATCGAGATCAGGCCTTTCTCCTGGGCCATCCAGGTGACGGTGTTTAAGAACAGATCGCCGTTGCCGGAGAAATTGAAGGAGCCGTTCGCGGCAAAGTCCGAATCCCCGTACACGACCAGCGTCGGCCGCGGAACGTCGGGCGGCTCGTTCTTCTCGGGGGCGTCGTGCGCATGGGGCTCCGGGGAACCGGAGAGTGTTTTCCGGGTGATCACGGCGGCCAGGGTCAACGGCCCCTTGACGTCCTCGGCCGGATCGAAATTCAGCCGCGTCTCGGTCAGGCGGGTCTTGGACCAGCTGTTGTCGCTGGTCTGCGCGATCGGTTTATAGTCATACTCCGGGCCGCGGCCTGATTCGAAATTGACCGATTCGGCGACCGGGAAAAAGGTCGCGAGGTTGAAATTTTTCGTGATGTCATGCGCGGGATAGTTCGTCACGACGGGCACCGTGTAATCCCCGCCCAGCAGCCGGGAAACGGGGTCGACGATCAGCCCCTTTCCCATCTTAACCCCCCACTGGGATAGGAAATCGTCCAGGTTGGCCTGGGCGTCGGGGTCGAGAAGCAGCAGGACCTTCCCGTTGGAGGCCAGATAGCCGGACAGCGCGGTTTTTTCCTGCGGGAGAAAACCTTTTTCCGGACCGGGAATAACCAGCACGGCCGTTTTGTCCGGAACCTTTCCTTCCTCCAGGAGGGAGAGCGATCCGACATCGAATCCCTGTTTCTCGAGGCTGTCCTTCACGCGGGAGAAGCCGGCTTTTTCCGGATCCGAAAGGCGGTGCTCCCCGTGATTCTCCAGGAAAAGGATTTTGCGACGTTCCTCCTGGACGATCCGGATGATCGCATTGGTCAAGGCCTGCTCGTCGATGGTCTTGATCTGGGATTCCTGTTTGCCGCTCTCGAGCACCAGGGTATCGTACTGGGTGATTCCGTATTGTTTGGCCAGCGACGGTTTTTTGTCGGGATCGACCAGAGTGAATGTGATTCGCGGGTTGTGATAGCTGTAACCACTCAACAGGTCCTTCGTCCGGGAACGGGTCGGCCCTTGATCCGAGACGAAGGCGGTGAGCTTTACGTCCCGTTTGAGGTCTTTTAAGACCTGAAGCGTTTGGGGGGCCAGGGAGAAGGAGGAGGTTTCCGAGAAATCGTATCGAAGATGATGCCGGGACAGAATGAAGTTCAGGATGCCCAGGATGGCGATGAAGATCAGGACCATGAGGACGCTGTTGAGCCCGAGTTTGGTCGAGCGCCGCGACGAAAAAGATTTGAGGGCTTCGAAATGAACGATGAAGAAAAAGACCAACAGCCCGAGCGCCGCCAGCTCCGCCAAGGAGACATAGGCTTTCCATTCGGGATTGACTTGATAGGCGATGGCGGCGCCGATCGCCGTTAAGAATCCCAACCAGCCGGCGCCTTTGCTCAATGTGTTCAACATGCAGGAATCTTTTTTTTGCGGATTTTAATTTTTATTTCCATCGTTGGGACTCCAGGACGCGGTGCGTGATGAAAAGTCCCACGATGATGAGGGAGGCCTGGTAGACCAGGTCCTCGGTGTCGATCATTCCCCGTATGAAATTCTCGGTATGCTCGCCGATGGATAGATACGTTAAAACCGATCCCCAGGACGTGTCCGCAGCGGCCTGGGAGATCCAGCCGATCAGCCACAGAAGGAGGACGGCGCCGAACGAAATAAAACTGGCGATGATCTGATTCTCGGTCAGCGACGAGGCCAGCAGGCCGACCGCGATGAAGACCCCGCCCAGCAGCCAGATTCCGAGATAGCCGGTCAGGATCGGCATCCATTGGATGGATCCGTAATACCAAAGCAACAGCGGCATATACGCGGTCAGGGCCAGCATTAGGGTGAAGACCAACAGTGCGGCCAAATATTTCCCCAACACGATCGACAGCAGCGGGACCGGGGAGGTCAGCAGCAATTCGATCGTCTTGATCTTTTTCTCCTCGGCCAGAAGACGCATCGTGATCAGGGGCAGGGTGAGCATCAGGATCACGGCCATGTTGTGAAAGGTGGGGCGGAAGACCAGATCGTTCAGATTGATCTGAGGAAGCGCACCCTGCACACGCATGATCTGCATGCTCTGACTGCTGGCGAAAAGGACGATGCTGTAAAACAAATAACCCGAGATCAGAACGAAAATCGCGGCCACCACGTAAGCGATCGGGGAGGCGAAAAGAATACGGAGCTCCTTTCCCATGATGGCGAGCATGCTCCTCAAGGGGCTTCTCCTTTCAGGGCCTCAACTTTCGATTCCTCCTGTTTCGGTTCTTCCTGGGTCAATTGGAGGAAGACGTCCTCAAGCGACAGTCGGACCGCGGCCAGTTCGATCAGGCCCCATTTGAGGCGGACCGCCTGTGCGGCCAGTTCGGTCCGGATGTCGCGGCCCAGCTCGCATTCCACCATAAACACCTGCCCGTCGGCCGAGGGTTCTTCGAAAATCGAAACGACGCCCGGCACCGTTTTTAATTTTTCGGCGGTATCGGGCGAAGGCGTCCGGAGCGTCAAGCGAACCTTTTCCGACTGACGAAGCTGCGCCGAAAGCGTGTCGGGCGTGTCGACCGCCACGATCCGGCCCTTATGAATGATCACCACGCGCTGACAGACGGCGGTGGCCTCGGGAAGAATGTGCGTGCTGAGAATGACCGTGTGCTGTCCGGCCAGTTCCTTGATCACCTGACGCATCTCGATAATCTGCTTGGGATCCAGCCCCGTGGTCGGTTCATCTAAAATCAGGACTTCGGGGTTGTGGATCAAGGCCTGGGCGAGACCGACGCGTTGACGGTATCCCCGTGAAAGGTTGCCGATCAGGCGATGACGGACATCCGTCAGGGCGCAGCGCTCGAGCACCCGCGTCAGCGCTGTCGCGCGATCCTTCCGTTCGATCCCTTTGATCTTGGAAACGAAGCCGAGATACTCCGTGACCGTCATCTCGGTGTAAAGGGGAGGAGACTCGGGGAGATACCCGATGTGCTTCTTGACGTCCTGGGGATGCTCGAATATATCGTAACCGGCGACGGTGGCCGTCCCGGCGGTGGCCGGCATGAAACAGGTGAGGATGCGCATCGTGGTGGTCTTTCCCGCGCCGTTCGGTCCGAGGAAGGCCAGGATTTCGCCCTTCTCGACGTTGAACGTC is a window encoding:
- a CDS encoding DUF4340 domain-containing protein, which gives rise to MRGKFTSTLILAAVLLLLGVYLVVVEIPHRKKAGEAEQNADRLFKFESADVDTVELRYPSGLIELRKTPEGQWRLTKPLEVDADQREVQSLITTVADVRYTRVVEDQAANLSEFGLAHPNVDITFTLPDRAERLLIGDDGPMPSTVYIQKDGDPRVVLAQQWIKGSLTRTAFDFRTKIILPIDHDKV
- a CDS encoding Gldg family protein — encoded protein: MLNTLSKGAGWLGFLTAIGAAIAYQVNPEWKAYVSLAELAALGLLVFFFIVHFEALKSFSSRRSTKLGLNSVLMVLIFIAILGILNFILSRHHLRYDFSETSSFSLAPQTLQVLKDLKRDVKLTAFVSDQGPTRSRTKDLLSGYSYHNPRITFTLVDPDKKPSLAKQYGITQYDTLVLESGKQESQIKTIDEQALTNAIIRIVQEERRKILFLENHGEHRLSDPEKAGFSRVKDSLEKQGFDVGSLSLLEEGKVPDKTAVLVIPGPEKGFLPQEKTALSGYLASNGKVLLLLDPDAQANLDDFLSQWGVKMGKGLIVDPVSRLLGGDYTVPVVTNYPAHDITKNFNLATFFPVAESVNFESGRGPEYDYKPIAQTSDNSWSKTRLTETRLNFDPAEDVKGPLTLAAVITRKTLSGSPEPHAHDAPEKNEPPDVPRPTLVVYGDSDFAANGSFNFSGNGDLFLNTVTWMAQEKGLISIRAKESHFTPLFLSRSQGTVLMYVSLLLLPGAVFITGMAIWRRRRLL
- a CDS encoding ABC transporter permease subunit, with amino-acid sequence MLAIMGKELRILFASPIAYVVAAIFVLISGYLFYSIVLFASSQSMQIMRVQGALPQINLNDLVFRPTFHNMAVILMLTLPLITMRLLAEEKKIKTIELLLTSPVPLLSIVLGKYLAALLVFTLMLALTAYMPLLLWYYGSIQWMPILTGYLGIWLLGGVFIAVGLLASSLTENQIIASFISFGAVLLLWLIGWISQAAADTSWGSVLTYLSIGEHTENFIRGMIDTEDLVYQASLIIVGLFITHRVLESQRWK
- a CDS encoding ABC transporter ATP-binding protein, translated to MINVQNLTKRYGELTAIEDVTFNVEKGEILAFLGPNGAGKTTTMRILTCFMPATAGTATVAGYDIFEHPQDVKKHIGYLPESPPLYTEMTVTEYLGFVSKIKGIERKDRATALTRVLERCALTDVRHRLIGNLSRGYRQRVGLAQALIHNPEVLILDEPTTGLDPKQIIEMRQVIKELAGQHTVILSTHILPEATAVCQRVVIIHKGRIVAVDTPDTLSAQLRQSEKVRLTLRTPSPDTAEKLKTVPGVVSIFEEPSADGQVFMVECELGRDIRTELAAQAVRLKWGLIELAAVRLSLEDVFLQLTQEEPKQEESKVEALKGEAP